The nucleotide sequence AAGCAACGTATAAGAAATCCCATAGGTAATAGTGGATCTGTGAGACAAAGTAATCGCGACGGTGATAACACAAAATCAACAAGCACCGGTGTGTATGCCATAAATATACCGTCGGgttttctaatatttaattgtatgcATTTCAaagtaattcctaaatttaaattaGCACCAGCAGAGTCTCCTACACAAATATTGatgtttgtcaatttttatgttaataacCACAATGTTTATGTCTTACCAGCAAGAAGTATTTTTTGTGCAGTACTTCCAAGCaatgtgtttgcatgatttaaAGCCCATGCATATGCATATAATACTTCTTCAAATGCACGAGGAAATGGAGCTTCAGGCGCCAAACTGTAGTCTATACTTAAGATTGGTATATCAAGATTTATAGCCCAACCACGTAAGTATGTTTCATGAGACAGTGATGTTTGCGCTACGAAACCTCCACCATGACAGTGAATTATCAATTCATCTGATGCTTTGTGTAGTTCACCTCCTACTCCACCTGAACCAACCTGAGAGAAGCATATACTACACAGGAGTGAAACTGAtgctttataaaaatttctacataattCCAGGAAACAGTTATAGATGGACacaataattgaaaatattgtacTAACTATACACAATAATTACATTCCATAAAGTTTTTATCTCTTTACCATTCCTAAACGACGTTTAGCGCTTAACAATCTAACGTGTATTGGTTTCTTCCCAATATGACTATTTGGTACTGGGATTTGCACAGTTGTTCCATCCAATGCAGTAATCGTTAATCCCTCAGGTGGAATAgaaattatttgatttattGCCAAAGGTGCTGTTATAGTCGGCAATCGGCGTGTTATATCTAAAATATATAgttcataaaatattcaaaaagtaatacaaattttttaagttgaataaaatttattttaccattttcatTCAGAAACCAGAAAGCTTGACAAAATGATATATCAGCATGTTGAGAAATATCAACAATACGACGTGCTCTTGCTTCAGGATCTAACATGTATTTAACAGAATTAGCACAACGTGATAATAATGTACCGTTAGCGTAGAATGCCTCACTAAATGTTGCCATACAAACCATTATGGCTTTTATAATAGGTTTTAAGCTTTCATGAAACTAAAATCATAgttagttaaaaattatttaaaattagttaaatgtatatatatagagAGTGTTAAAAAAAAGAACTTGAGATCTTTAATACCAGATAGTACTCTTATTAGTTGTTTAAAACAATGTATACTTCAATCTAGATCTCTCAATTTCATTAGTAATGTATCCATAACTTCTCAAATCATTTTTCAAACACTCTATATATTCACTTTCATTAGTACCTGAAATCCTAAACATCTGCCATAGAAACAATACTGATTAATACTATCTACTTTACTTAAAATTTCACGAGGACTATGCCTATCCCCTATAAACAGAGACAGATTTCCATCATTTGCTTTCTCACTCCATGAGGAAAGAGTTTGTAAATGTTCTAAGCAAGTACACAATGATGCTAACAATTGCGAACATGCTTCTATTTCCCtgtaaatagaaatattaaataaatttgtgtatatacaaatattaaataaatttattaaattgagtTAAAATATTTACCTCATATGATAACTTTTACGAAAAAACATAGAATCTTTTTGACAATATATTTGATGACAAATTGAACGCGAATGAGCAATACATTtatctattaaaattaaaaaacttctaTATCCATTAGCAGGTGTCTGTACATCAAAATCGTACATTGGTGCAATTTTACTAATGTGTTTATACAGAGGTTGCATTTGCGCTAAATGATCTAATATTGCTAAAAGCGCAGCTCTGATCCTAACACCATTTTCATCTTGGTGTGGCATAAAATACTGTTCGTTGGCATGACATAATTCCCTCAATGCACCCCATGGTAGGggctctaaattttcaaaaggtTTATCAAAATCATCATCGAGCGACATTTGAGCTGACTCTTGTTCAGTCATTTAGCGATGAGTCTTTAGTcaaatatttaagtaaaaagAATAACTGTAAAACCTGTAATACCAATACTTATATTATACAGTGTTAAGCAACAGAATTTTAAGGTTAAGCAATTTACAATGCTGTAAGGAACAAAACACTTACAAGTTATTCGAAATTGCCAAATTATACTACATAATGCATGTTTATACTAATTATTTTGCAGacactatatatgtatatgttacaaaTCGGTTTTTATTTTGGATTTGACATTTCTTAGATCTCCATTGTAGTTGCCATGTTGTTTTTTGGATCAATATCACTGTATTACTGTCATAAACATTACGCGCTACGTACAAATTAAATCATGTTTATGCtcatatattttattgcaaaaaatTACTACGTAAGTAATGACGAGCAATTcgaagaatataaaatacacatgTGGAATTATACgttaatatttactgtatattttGTGCTAAAATATGTTCTCTTTTGATTGAAACGTTAAATCCAATGTTTGTAAGTTCATTTACATCGAATAAAAATAACGTTTGGTATCAATAGCCAGTTACTTGTTAATTAGAGTTCAGAGTTTAATGACTGAATAAACACAGTTCATCAAATAATTACGAGCGTTTACacttaattgataataatatcaattattgTGATAAAATATCAATTTGGAAGCATGCGAATGTTATTAGCTAAATAATTTGATTTCTGATAACGTCAGAAGTACTTACCAGACATATGTATAATCTTTAATCTGCTAATAATGGTAATAATCGTTAGCCGAATTAAAATAATGCGGGACAACTTTTTAACAATTCTGATAGATTGATGGAAATGAACAACGAACAACAGTTTTCAATCTTGCGATTGCGACTGTTACGCGTTAAGCAACGAACGCGTTGGATAAATTAATGAGAGATATCTGACACGAAGAAATGGTAATATTTTCACAAGAATTTTATCGTCTCAGATTTTTGCTGTAATCATACTTTTTTTCACCATATGTTTATATCAAGTGTTAATGACTCATAAAAGTATAAAGTATTACATATAATATCTCCAGATGTTTTAACTCATTAACGTTAAAAGCTGTGTATATGAATTCTGCTGTGCTCTTCctgataataaattattttaatacgaTATCTACTGGAATCGAGAAGGGGATCGATCGAGATTGCAAGGCTGTTATATTTAGATGTTTGTTTACAACAAAAAGTGTCTCCAGAATAATATATTTCTACTCCtggtaattaataaattaagttcAGATGAAATATAGAATAGCCAATGattattcaaaaataacttTGTTTCTGTGTCAACTGAAATATGAAAGACGAACTAACTTTCGAAGTGAACTGTCAATAAATAAAGTATCAGGGTGCTGTAGTTTGGTGTAACGAAGTGAATATCCAAGTAAatcattgtaatttatttattgataagTAAAATTACATATATCCACAAACACAATACGTTCTTTTCACGGAGTGTAATAATGCGATAAAATTTGTGAGTGGCGAGGAGAAAATCCTTGTGTGATGGAGATAGAGGGAGACGGGGGAATTAGTTTAATCCTCCGGTTAGTAACTTTTCTACTCGTCGAAGAACGGTCATAGAAACGTTCTATGGCAAACGTGTAGTTTCCGATCCTACagttaaaagtaaaaaaaaagaaaagaaataatctATCGAGTTTGCCTAAACCGAATTGTATTTCTTTACCCGTCATTTCTATCTGTTCTCTTCAACCCGATGGACGTTATAAAATGTCATTGtttttatgtatgtaatatCGAATTCCGACACTAACTAATTCCACTTAGCGATTGTTTCTTACAAAGTCAGCATCTTCGTCGAATGATTCAATTATCGTTAATCAACATTGGGTACGTACGATTCACAGAAAAATGTAGCGATATCGGAAAGAACTTTGATTTGAGCGTGAAATCGCTTTGTCTTATGCTTCGACAAACGTTGAACGTAAGATCGAAAACTAAACAGCGTTACGTGTAGGCGTATACACGAGTATGCATCGATATTGCACTTTATAGTACATGTATATAATCGGACTCTTCGTTATTGTTGCAATATCAAAGTTGAAGACGCAAAATCGATAGAATCGTACGAATCGATATTATAGACTGAAATAACTGCAAAAATAAAGTTTAGTTCCGTTATTATTTCCCATTTCGTCGACTTCTAATCCAAACCGCTATGCAAAGGacgtatattcatttttttcttttgctccTTCTTTTTTCTCTCGTTTCTTCAGTTCTCGCTTCTTTTTTCCATttgtctttttttcttttaagcTAAAGTTAATTATCTCGGTAAATATTTATTACCTCTTTACAAAAATCAATTCTTAaacttatacagggtggctcgaTGCAAATTCACAATATCTTCAAGTCGGATAACGTCGTCAAATGAACAGACCAAAACTGATATGCTTCCAAGGGACAATTCAAGCTAATTGCTCCTCTATTCCCCACGGTCTTCGTTTAACCTAATCTCTTCATTCGCTATTCAAGCAGTTCGACCAGCATTTTATTCGACGAATTTTATTTATCTTCGAAAAATGGTATAGGAACAGATTATTCTGAATTTGGCCACCCGAGTAACTCGACTGTGCACTTTCACATTGGCGTAATTAGGTAGAACAATTATGACCAATTGATACAGGTGGCATACTTACATTTAAaaactatattatattatattacaatttagaaatttggaaattcaacaatttagaaatttagtaagtttgatttcaaatttagaaatttgattaggtgaataattggaagtttgagaatttggggatatgggaacttggaagtttagaagtttgagaatatagaaattaaggaacttgaaaatttagaagtttagaaattcatcTTACATCACACAATGGCAAACACTTCTCCCTCAACGTTATGAAATCTTAAACAATGTACATTACAAAACAAAattctttttactattttaattttattagattttAATACGTATATTCTTTatcctaaataaaataaattatttagttgtgtaactgtttatataaaaaataaatatttataaaatgcaaTATGTAAACACAGGAAAACAATAATGTTATGTGAAATTGTGATAGTTTGGTCTCCCTAAagaaaaat is from Megachile rotundata isolate GNS110a chromosome 2, iyMegRotu1, whole genome shotgun sequence and encodes:
- the Hsl gene encoding hormone-sensitive lipase isoform X2, encoding MTEQESAQMSLDDDFDKPFENLEPLPWGALRELCHANEQYFMPHQDENGVRIRAALLAILDHLAQMQPLYKHISKIAPMYDFDVQTPANGYRSFLILIDKCIAHSRSICHQIYCQKDSMFFRKSYHMREIEACSQLLASLCTCLEHLQTLSSWSEKANDGNLSLFIGDRHSPREILSKVDSINQYCFYGRCLGFQFHESLKPIIKAIMVCMATFSEAFYANGTLLSRCANSVKYMLDPEARARRIVDISQHADISFCQAFWFLNENDITRRLPTITAPLAINQIISIPPEGLTITALDGTTVQIPVPNSHIGKKPIHVRLLSAKRRLGMVGSGGVGGELHKASDELIIHCHGGGFVAQTSLSHETYLRGWAINLDIPILSIDYSLAPEAPFPRAFEEVLYAYAWALNHANTLLGSTAQKILLAGDSAGANLNLGITLKCIQLNIRKPDGIFMAYTPVLVDFVLSPSRLLCLTDPLLPMGFLIRCLKAYTISDNKKVTREKEHDVVENTKSDTESFAEVSESDLIALALSPNGDETNDAHKLASLPSDSTLNSVSLTEVDGMYRNSGANTPAYVGNGTVNAENNISTNGRSWSFFGWSLSGRHGESRELDIENLKSPLEEFEFSVPKDPFLSPYLASDSLLAQLPPIAMMTLELDPCLDDSVMFARKLRFLGVLVTLDVLPGLPHGFLNLSPVSKEASEGSDLCVKRMRDLLAS
- the Hsl gene encoding hormone-sensitive lipase isoform X3; its protein translation is MTEQESAQMSLDDDFDKPFENLEPLPWGALRELCHANEQYFMPHQDENGVRIRAALLAILDHLAQMQPLYKHISKIAPMYDFDVQTPANGYRSFLILIDKCIAHSRSICHQIYCQKDSMFFRKSYHMREIEACSQLLASLCTCLEHLQTLSSWSEKANDGNLSLFIGDRHSPREILSKVDSINQYCFYGRCLGFQFHESLKPIIKAIMVCMATFSEAFYANGTLLSRCANSVKYMLDPEARARRIVDISQHADISFCQAFWFLNENDITRRLPTITAPLAINQIISIPPEGLTITALDGTTVQIPVPNSHIGKKPIHVRLLSAKRRLGMVGSGGVGGELHKASDELIIHCHGGGFVAQTSLSHETYLRGWAINLDIPILSIDYSLAPEAPFPRAFEEVLYAYAWALNHANTLLGSTAQKILLADPLLPMGFLIRCLKAYTISDNKKVTREKEHDVVENTKSDTESFAEVSESDLIALALSPNGDETNDAHKLASLPSDSTLNSVSLTEVDATEHLREEVKSQEYIKKFLGMYRNSGANTPAYVGNGTVNAENNISTNGRSWSFFGWSLSGRHGESRELDIENLKSPLEEFEFSVPKDPFLSPYLASDSLLAQLPPIAMMTLELDPCLDDSVMFARKLRFLGVLVTLDVLPGLPHGFLNLSPVSKEASEGSDLCVKRMRDLLAS
- the Hsl gene encoding hormone-sensitive lipase isoform X1, encoding MTEQESAQMSLDDDFDKPFENLEPLPWGALRELCHANEQYFMPHQDENGVRIRAALLAILDHLAQMQPLYKHISKIAPMYDFDVQTPANGYRSFLILIDKCIAHSRSICHQIYCQKDSMFFRKSYHMREIEACSQLLASLCTCLEHLQTLSSWSEKANDGNLSLFIGDRHSPREILSKVDSINQYCFYGRCLGFQFHESLKPIIKAIMVCMATFSEAFYANGTLLSRCANSVKYMLDPEARARRIVDISQHADISFCQAFWFLNENDITRRLPTITAPLAINQIISIPPEGLTITALDGTTVQIPVPNSHIGKKPIHVRLLSAKRRLGMVGSGGVGGELHKASDELIIHCHGGGFVAQTSLSHETYLRGWAINLDIPILSIDYSLAPEAPFPRAFEEVLYAYAWALNHANTLLGSTAQKILLAGDSAGANLNLGITLKCIQLNIRKPDGIFMAYTPVLVDFVLSPSRLLCLTDPLLPMGFLIRCLKAYTISDNKKVTREKEHDVVENTKSDTESFAEVSESDLIALALSPNGDETNDAHKLASLPSDSTLNSVSLTEVDATEHLREEVKSQEYIKKFLGMYRNSGANTPAYVGNGTVNAENNISTNGRSWSFFGWSLSGRHGESRELDIENLKSPLEEFEFSVPKDPFLSPYLASDSLLAQLPPIAMMTLELDPCLDDSVMFARKLRFLGVLVTLDVLPGLPHGFLNLSPVSKEASEGSDLCVKRMRDLLAS